A region from the Sulfitobacter sp. D7 genome encodes:
- a CDS encoding succinate dehydrogenase assembly factor 2 yields the protein MPEVHEHRLKRLQMRSMRRGIKEMDLILSAYAEARLPQMDDAGLTLYDQMLNENDHDLYLWVSGQADAPAEYAALVTDIRGQLAEARG from the coding sequence ATGCCTGAGGTCCATGAACACCGGTTGAAACGCCTGCAAATGCGCTCCATGCGCCGGGGCATCAAAGAGATGGACCTGATCCTATCGGCCTATGCCGAGGCGCGGCTGCCGCAGATGGATGACGCGGGGCTCACGCTCTATGACCAGATGCTCAATGAGAATGACCACGACCTTTATCTTTGGGTCAGCGGACAGGCCGACGCCCCCGCCGAATATGCGGCATTGGTCACAGATATCCGCGGGCAATTGGCCGAGGCGCGCGGCTGA
- a CDS encoding helix-turn-helix domain-containing protein, with amino-acid sequence MTDEIDWYGPEAATFGDRVAAAREQTGMTQAMLAKRLGVRLSTLRGWEDDLSEPRANRLSMLAGLLNVSMMWLINGEGEGVDAPEAGETARRVDLEEVLADMRALRTDLLKKAETVGKMEKRIRRLMTEPADA; translated from the coding sequence ATGACCGACGAGATTGACTGGTACGGCCCCGAGGCCGCCACCTTTGGCGACCGGGTCGCGGCGGCCCGCGAACAGACCGGCATGACACAGGCGATGCTGGCCAAACGGCTGGGCGTGCGTCTGTCCACCCTGCGCGGCTGGGAAGACGATCTGTCTGAGCCGCGCGCCAACCGGCTTTCGATGCTGGCGGGGCTTTTGAATGTCTCGATGATGTGGTTGATCAATGGCGAAGGCGAGGGGGTCGATGCCCCCGAAGCGGGCGAAACCGCGCGCCGCGTCGATCTGGAAGAAGTGTTGGCCGACATGCGCGCCCTGCGCACCGACCTGCTGAAAAAGGCCGAGACTGTCGGCAAAATGGAAAAGCGCATTCGGCGCCTTATGACGGAGCCCGCAGATGCCTGA
- a CDS encoding MarR family winged helix-turn-helix transcriptional regulator — protein MSIQDPAAQPMAIKGFMAGYLESLSLVERLHRLLLDVIKDEFERVGVLEINAVQALLLFNIGDNEVTAGELKSRGYYQGSNVSYNLKKLVEMGYMHHQRCEIDRRSVRVRLTEKGRYIRDVVAELFSRHADGMENKGVLGDAGIEDITRSLKRMERYWTDQIRYIY, from the coding sequence ATGAGCATTCAAGACCCCGCTGCGCAGCCGATGGCCATAAAGGGTTTTATGGCAGGCTATCTTGAGTCCCTGTCCTTGGTCGAGCGGTTGCACCGCTTGCTGCTGGACGTGATCAAGGACGAATTCGAACGTGTCGGCGTGTTAGAGATCAACGCCGTGCAGGCGCTGCTTTTGTTCAATATCGGCGATAACGAGGTGACCGCGGGCGAGCTGAAAAGCCGCGGCTACTATCAGGGCAGCAACGTCAGCTACAACCTCAAGAAGCTGGTCGAAATGGGCTATATGCACCACCAGCGCTGCGAGATTGACCGCCGGTCCGTCCGCGTTCGGCTGACCGAAAAGGGGCGTTATATCCGCGATGTGGTGGCCGAGCTTTTCTCGCGCCATGCCGATGGGATGGAAAACAAGGGCGTGCTGGGCGATGCAGGGATCGAAGATATCACCCGCTCTCTCAAACGGATGGAGCGGTATTGGACGGATCAGATCCGCTATATCTACTGA